The DNA window CCTATCTCCGGCACCAATTAAAACAAATAAAGGATAAGAAAATGGGTAATATTTTTGCTGTAAGCGAGATTGTGGAGATTGGAATCCAGATTGAAAAGAACGGAAAGGATTTTTATAATGCTTTATCCAACCGTTTGGATAATGCAAAAATAAGAGACGTATTTAAATACCTCGCCGGAGAAGAAGAAAAGCATATTGTTGTTTTTCAAAAGATTCTCGGTGGAATTGAGAAGTATGAACCTGTTGAGAGCTTCCCCGGAGAAAATCTCAGCTATATTAATGCTTTGGCTTCAGAGTATATTTTTACAAAGAAAGACAAGGGGGTAGAAGCTGCTAAAAACCTGAAAACAGATAAAGAGGCTGTTGATAAAGGTGTAGAGTTTGAAAAAGATTCTATTGTTTTTTATGAAGGAATGAAGAAATTGATTCCTGATTACGATATAAAGGTTATAGAGGAATTGATTAAACAAGAACAGTCTCATTTATTGCAGCTACTTGAGCTAAAAAGCAAATTATAAACCTAAGGGTCAGTACAAAAAAGAGAGGTTAATATGGGGAAAAGTGTTAAGGTTTACTCAACTCCGACTTGCCCGTGGTGTATAAGGACAAAACAATTCTTAAAAGACAATAATATTAATTTTGAGGACATTGACGTTTCTTCCAACCAATCCTCTGGTGAAGAGATGATTAAAAAATCGGGTCAGATGGGGGTTCCGGTTTTGGATATTGATGGCGAAATTATTATCGGCTTTGATAAAGAAAAGATTAAACAGGCTTTGGGGTTATAGCAATTATGCATGAATTAATTATTATCGGAGCTGGGCCGGCAGGGATTACTGCTAGCGTATATGCCGCACGCAAGAATATGGATTTTATTCTAATTAGCAAAGATA is part of the Candidatus Omnitrophota bacterium genome and encodes:
- a CDS encoding glutaredoxin family protein, translated to MGKSVKVYSTPTCPWCIRTKQFLKDNNINFEDIDVSSNQSSGEEMIKKSGQMGVPVLDIDGEIIIGFDKEKIKQALGL
- a CDS encoding ferritin family protein; its protein translation is MGNIFAVSEIVEIGIQIEKNGKDFYNALSNRLDNAKIRDVFKYLAGEEEKHIVVFQKILGGIEKYEPVESFPGENLSYINALASEYIFTKKDKGVEAAKNLKTDKEAVDKGVEFEKDSIVFYEGMKKLIPDYDIKVIEELIKQEQSHLLQLLELKSKL